The following are encoded together in the Vicia villosa cultivar HV-30 ecotype Madison, WI unplaced genomic scaffold, Vvil1.0 ctg.001535F_1_1, whole genome shotgun sequence genome:
- the LOC131635710 gene encoding mitochondrial import inner membrane translocase subunit TIM17-2-like yields MGTPETSREPCPDRILDDIGGAFGMGAVGGSAFHFLKGLYNSPKGSRFVGASQAVRLNAPRVGGSFAVWGGLFSSFDCTMVYLRQKEDPWNSIFAGAATGGFLSMRQGLVASGRSAAFGGVLLALIEGAGIMLNKVLSGQQPGPAVMEEPISGQPNGGFLGKQVPAPVDSEAKQWFGGGLFGEDKKKDEPVSGGGSETKVLESFDAPPVPNFDYK; encoded by the coding sequence ATGGGAACACCAGAGACTTCAAGAGAACCCTGCCCTGATCGAATTCTCGACGACATAGGCGGTGCTTTCGGCATGGGTGCCGTTGGTGGCTCCGCCTTCCACTTCCTCAAAGGCCTCTACAATTCTCCCAAAGGCTCCCGCTTCGTCGGTGCTTCCCAAGCCGTTCGTCTCAACGCTCCCCGTGTCGGCGGTAGTTTCGCCGTCTGGGGTGGTCTCTTCTCCTCCTTCGACTGCACCATGGTCTACCTCCGCCAAAAAGAAGACCCTTGGAACTCTATCTTCGCCGGCGCTGCTACCGGTGGTTTTCTCTCCATGCGGCAGGGTTTGGTCGCTTCCGGGAGGTCTGCTGCGTTTGGAGGGGTTCTCTTGGCGCTTATTGAGGGGGCGGGGATTATGCTTAATAAGGTTCTTAGTGGGCAGCAGCCGGGGCCTGCTGTCATGGAGGAGCCAATCTCCGGGCAGCCCAACGGTGGTTTTCTCGGGAAACAGGTTCCGGCTCCGGTTGATTCTGAAGCTAAACAGTGGTTTGGTGGTGGGTTGTTCGGTGAAGATAAGAAAAAGGATGAACCTGTTTCGGGTGGAGGAAGTGAGACcaaggttttggagagttttgatGCCCCTCCTGTGCCCAATTTTGATTACAAGTGA